A window of Natrinema versiforme contains these coding sequences:
- the tmk gene encoding dTMP kinase, whose protein sequence is MLVTLEGLDGSGKTTVWEALHERYPEATFTREPTDDSWYGEAVYRSIEDDDADPLAELFLYTADHADHLSRVIEPALEQDTLVISDRYSDSRFAYQGATLAAAEGHDLPDPLEYVIDIHEPFSIIPDLTIYLDLDPETAATRAGTTNKFERAEYLESVRDNYERLIERDPDRFVRVDATQSPAAVLESVTDALASAVSDSS, encoded by the coding sequence ATGCTCGTCACGCTTGAGGGACTGGACGGCAGCGGCAAGACGACGGTCTGGGAGGCCTTACACGAGCGCTATCCCGAGGCCACGTTCACGCGGGAACCGACGGACGATTCGTGGTACGGCGAGGCCGTCTACCGCTCGATCGAGGACGACGACGCCGACCCGCTGGCGGAGCTGTTCCTCTACACCGCCGACCACGCCGACCACCTCTCGCGCGTGATCGAACCCGCCCTCGAGCAGGACACTCTCGTGATCTCCGATCGCTACTCCGACTCCCGATTCGCCTATCAGGGCGCGACGCTCGCGGCGGCCGAGGGCCACGATCTCCCGGACCCGCTCGAGTACGTCATCGACATCCACGAGCCGTTCTCGATCATCCCCGATCTGACGATCTACCTCGACCTCGACCCCGAGACCGCCGCGACCCGCGCGGGGACGACGAACAAGTTCGAGCGAGCCGAGTACCTCGAGTCGGTCCGAGACAACTACGAACGGCTGATCGAGCGCGACCCCGACCGGTTCGTCCGCGTCGACGCGACGCAGTCGCCGGCGGCAGTACTCGAGTCGGTGACGGACGCGCTCGCGTCGGCGGTATCCGACTCGAGCTAA
- a CDS encoding Lrp/AsnC family transcriptional regulator: MVTAFIMIKANTGEADRLKDSIESIDGVQSAHIVAGDVDLIAKTQVETPAAVKEIAATYIQAIEGVEDTQTYIAMD, from the coding sequence ATGGTTACCGCGTTTATCATGATCAAGGCGAACACGGGCGAGGCGGATCGGCTCAAAGACAGCATCGAATCCATCGACGGGGTCCAATCGGCACACATCGTCGCTGGCGACGTCGACCTCATCGCAAAAACGCAGGTCGAGACGCCGGCCGCAGTCAAGGAGATCGCGGCGACCTACATTCAGGCCATCGAGGGCGTCGAGGACACGCAGACGTACATCGCGATGGACTAA
- a CDS encoding TrkA family potassium uptake protein has translation MRFVIIGAGRVGLRTARVLRDEDHEVTMVERDEPTRRRARDQGFTVVDGDGSREDILEEAGVTTADAVGALTGDLNVNFTACMIANHYGCRTVMRIDEAYREGIYRKYADQVDEIIYPERLGAIGAKNALLGGTIRAIADIAPHLQVVELTLTDAAPVNGYTISELQLPADATVLAFGKRDQPLGIPTEDLSLEDGDRLVVLADFDVLSEVRQLLVGETATRAAANAGTGSSSAATELVEGDADSETDSDTGGVN, from the coding sequence ATGCGGTTCGTGATTATCGGGGCTGGACGGGTCGGCCTGCGCACAGCACGCGTCTTGCGTGACGAGGACCACGAGGTGACGATGGTCGAACGCGACGAACCGACGCGCAGACGGGCCCGCGATCAGGGCTTTACCGTCGTCGACGGCGACGGCTCCCGCGAGGACATTCTCGAGGAGGCCGGCGTCACCACGGCCGATGCCGTCGGCGCGCTGACCGGCGACCTCAACGTCAACTTCACCGCCTGCATGATCGCCAACCATTACGGCTGTCGGACGGTCATGCGGATCGACGAGGCCTACCGCGAGGGCATCTACCGCAAGTACGCCGATCAGGTCGACGAGATCATCTACCCCGAGCGACTCGGCGCAATCGGCGCGAAAAACGCCCTGCTGGGCGGGACGATACGGGCCATCGCCGACATCGCCCCGCACCTGCAGGTCGTCGAACTCACGCTCACCGACGCGGCCCCCGTCAACGGCTACACGATCAGCGAACTGCAACTGCCCGCCGACGCGACCGTCCTCGCGTTCGGCAAGCGCGACCAGCCCCTCGGCATCCCGACCGAGGACCTCTCGCTCGAGGACGGCGATCGACTCGTCGTCCTCGCGGACTTCGACGTCCTGAGCGAGGTGCGCCAGCTCCTGGTCGGCGAAACGGCGACTCGAGCGGCCGCGAACGCGGGCACGGGCTCGAGTTCGGCGGCGACGGAACTGGTGGAGGGTGATGCGGACTCGGAGACCGACTCCGATACCGGAGGTGTCAACTGA
- a CDS encoding complex I NDUFA9 subunit family protein, translating to MKALVAGGTGFIGTNLCEELAERGHEVTALSRSPGDAGLPDGVESALGNVSAYDSIADTVVGHDAVVNLVSLSPLYKPPEGTSHEEVHLEGTANLVRAAEAAGVDRFLQLSALGADPDGETAYIRAKGKAEAVVRESALEWTIVRPSVVFGDGGEFVEFTKTLTTPYVTGLPGGGKTQFQPIWVGDLVPMLADALEGSEAQSASEASEQGSRADDAHVGEIYELGGPQIATLADVTELVYAAEGKDVTIVPIPMGLAKLGLSAIDSLPFVPFGPDQGRSLEFDNTVADNDVTAFGRDPTALRTLGSYLGLEGTRHRAKPAETA from the coding sequence ATGAAGGCCCTCGTCGCCGGCGGCACCGGATTCATCGGAACGAATCTCTGCGAAGAACTGGCCGAGCGCGGCCACGAGGTGACGGCGCTATCGCGGTCTCCGGGTGACGCCGGCCTCCCCGACGGCGTCGAGTCGGCTCTGGGAAACGTCAGCGCCTACGACTCGATCGCCGACACCGTCGTCGGCCACGACGCCGTCGTGAACCTCGTCTCGCTCTCGCCGCTCTACAAACCGCCCGAAGGAACGAGCCACGAGGAGGTCCACCTCGAGGGCACGGCGAACCTCGTCCGCGCCGCCGAGGCCGCCGGCGTCGATCGCTTCCTCCAACTGAGCGCACTCGGTGCCGATCCCGACGGCGAGACCGCCTACATCCGCGCCAAGGGGAAGGCCGAGGCGGTGGTCAGAGAGTCGGCGCTCGAGTGGACGATCGTTCGCCCGTCAGTCGTCTTCGGCGACGGCGGCGAGTTCGTCGAGTTCACGAAGACGCTGACGACGCCGTACGTGACGGGGCTGCCGGGCGGCGGGAAGACACAGTTCCAGCCAATCTGGGTCGGCGACCTCGTCCCGATGCTGGCCGACGCGCTTGAAGGTAGCGAGGCGCAAAGTGCCTCGGAAGCGAGCGAGCAGGGCTCGCGAGCAGATGACGCCCACGTCGGCGAAATCTACGAACTCGGCGGGCCGCAGATCGCCACGCTCGCGGACGTGACGGAACTGGTGTACGCGGCCGAGGGGAAAGACGTCACGATCGTCCCGATCCCGATGGGGCTGGCGAAACTCGGCCTCTCGGCGATCGACTCGCTGCCGTTCGTTCCCTTCGGCCCCGATCAGGGCCGGTCGCTCGAGTTCGACAACACCGTCGCCGACAACGACGTAACCGCGTTCGGCCGCGACCCGACGGCGTTGCGAACGCTCGGTTCGTATCTCGGTCTCGAGGGGACCCGCCACCGGGCGAAACCGGCAGAAACGGCCTGA
- a CDS encoding DUF5813 family protein — MSDLPDSTAHELESHDAFDRTDDGYALATTVFDTAITADDAEGKRDGRFRVTVFLPTLDAAVADEVVADPVENGWFETLERRLEDVFTVAKTSTHDEPVIERDADEVRVRLEYTAWDAGEGVADAKALIEFVEGTFAQGVIPGYEYQGEAATLLENAQNRGQQAADGDGGSGSGGMPL; from the coding sequence ATGAGCGACCTTCCAGACTCCACCGCGCACGAACTCGAGTCTCACGACGCGTTCGACCGGACCGACGACGGCTACGCCCTCGCGACGACCGTCTTCGACACCGCGATCACGGCCGACGACGCCGAGGGGAAACGAGACGGCCGCTTCCGGGTCACCGTCTTCCTCCCGACGCTCGACGCCGCCGTCGCCGACGAGGTCGTCGCCGACCCCGTCGAAAACGGCTGGTTCGAAACCCTCGAGCGCCGACTCGAGGACGTCTTCACCGTCGCGAAGACGAGCACCCACGACGAACCGGTCATCGAACGCGACGCCGACGAAGTCCGGGTCCGTCTCGAATACACCGCGTGGGACGCCGGCGAGGGCGTCGCGGACGCCAAGGCCCTGATCGAATTCGTCGAAGGCACCTTCGCACAGGGGGTCATCCCCGGCTACGAGTATCAGGGCGAGGCGGCCACGCTGCTCGAGAACGCCCAGAACAGAGGCCAGCAGGCCGCGGACGGCGACGGCGGCAGCGGCAGCGGCGGCATGCCGCTCTAA
- a CDS encoding O-acetylhomoserine aminocarboxypropyltransferase/cysteine synthase family protein — protein MSDDPDSDERQFATNSVHAGQEPDPTTGARAPPLYQTTSYQFEDTDHAAALFGLEEAGNIYSRIMNPTNAMLEERIATLEGGVGALATSSGMAAFDLATFILAEVGDNIVSSSSLYGGTYTYLTHTVEKRGIETTFVDTLDYEAYAEAIDDDTAFVHLETIGNPALVTPDIERIADIAHDHDVPLFVDNTFATPYLCRPLEHGADLVWNSTTKWLHGAGSTVGGVLVDGGSFPWPEGDYPEITEPNPAYHGVNFYETFGEAAFSVVARTRGLRDLGNQQAPFDAWVTLQKLESLPLRMEKHCENAMAVAEYLEEHPAVDWVNYPGLESHETHENATKYLEGGYGGMITFGLEGGYDAAETVCNEVDLTSLLANVGDAKTLIIHPASTTHQQLTEEEKLAGGVTDDLVRLSVGIEDVDDVIADLDRAIEQT, from the coding sequence ATGAGCGACGATCCCGATTCCGACGAGCGTCAGTTCGCCACGAACAGCGTCCACGCCGGACAGGAGCCCGATCCGACGACCGGTGCCCGCGCGCCGCCGCTGTACCAGACCACCTCCTACCAGTTCGAGGATACCGACCACGCCGCCGCCCTCTTCGGGTTAGAGGAGGCCGGCAACATCTACTCGCGGATCATGAACCCGACGAACGCGATGTTAGAGGAGCGCATCGCGACGCTCGAGGGCGGCGTCGGGGCGCTTGCCACCTCGTCGGGGATGGCCGCGTTCGACCTCGCGACGTTCATCCTCGCCGAAGTCGGCGACAACATCGTCTCCTCGTCGTCGCTGTACGGCGGGACCTACACCTACCTCACCCACACGGTCGAAAAGCGGGGGATCGAGACGACGTTCGTCGATACGCTCGACTACGAGGCCTACGCCGAGGCCATCGACGACGACACCGCGTTCGTCCACCTCGAGACGATCGGCAACCCCGCGCTGGTGACGCCGGACATCGAACGGATCGCCGACATCGCCCACGACCACGACGTGCCGCTGTTCGTCGACAACACGTTCGCCACGCCGTACCTGTGCCGCCCGCTCGAGCACGGCGCGGACCTCGTCTGGAACTCGACGACCAAGTGGCTCCACGGCGCCGGCTCGACGGTCGGCGGCGTGCTGGTCGACGGCGGCTCGTTCCCGTGGCCGGAGGGCGACTATCCCGAAATAACCGAGCCGAATCCCGCGTATCACGGCGTCAACTTCTACGAGACGTTCGGCGAGGCGGCGTTCTCGGTCGTCGCACGGACCCGCGGCCTGCGCGACTTGGGCAACCAGCAGGCCCCCTTCGACGCCTGGGTGACCCTGCAGAAACTCGAGTCCCTGCCCCTGCGCATGGAGAAACACTGCGAGAACGCGATGGCCGTCGCGGAGTACCTCGAGGAGCACCCGGCCGTCGACTGGGTGAACTACCCCGGCCTCGAGAGCCACGAGACCCACGAGAACGCCACGAAGTACCTCGAGGGCGGCTACGGCGGCATGATCACCTTCGGCCTCGAGGGCGGGTACGACGCCGCCGAGACGGTTTGTAACGAAGTGGACCTCACGAGCCTGCTCGCGAACGTCGGCGACGCGAAGACGCTGATCATCCATCCCGCGAGCACGACCCACCAGCAGCTCACCGAGGAGGAGAAGCTGGCCGGCGGCGTCACCGACGACCTCGTCCGCCTCTCGGTGGGGATCGAGGACGTCGACGACGTGATCGCGGATCTCGACCGGGCGATCGAGCAGACATAG
- a CDS encoding tubulin/FtsZ family protein: MKLAMIGFGQAGGKIVDRFLDYDDRTGSGIVRAAIAVNSAKADLIGLDNIPQENRVLIGQARVKGHGVGADNELGAEVAEEDIDEVQNAIDSIPTHEVDAFLIVSGMGGGTGSGGAPVLAKHLKRIYTIPVYGLGVLPGTDEGGIYTLNAARSFQTFVREVDNLLVFDNDSWRQTGESVEGGYEQINEEIVRRFGILFGAGEVGDGQEVAESVVDSSEIINTLSGGGVSTVGFASEEVELNSGGGLLSRFTGDDGGGTDDDLDAANTTNRITSLVRKAALGRLTLPCEIEGTERALLVLSGPSEYLNRKGIERGRKWLEEETGSMEVRGGDFPREEPEVAAAILLSGVTNVPRIKRLQQVAIEAQDNIDDIQQESEENLEELVEDDEDELEPLF, from the coding sequence ATGAAGCTGGCGATGATCGGATTCGGACAGGCTGGTGGCAAAATCGTCGATCGATTCCTCGATTACGACGATCGGACGGGTAGCGGAATCGTCCGGGCGGCAATCGCCGTCAACTCCGCGAAAGCGGACCTCATCGGTCTCGACAATATTCCACAGGAGAACCGCGTACTCATCGGCCAGGCCCGGGTAAAGGGCCACGGCGTGGGTGCTGACAACGAACTCGGCGCGGAAGTCGCCGAGGAGGACATCGACGAGGTCCAAAACGCCATCGACTCGATCCCGACCCACGAGGTCGACGCCTTCCTGATCGTTTCGGGGATGGGTGGCGGCACCGGCTCGGGCGGCGCGCCCGTCCTCGCGAAACACCTCAAGCGAATCTACACGATCCCCGTCTACGGGCTCGGCGTCCTGCCGGGGACGGACGAAGGCGGGATCTACACGCTCAACGCGGCGCGATCCTTCCAGACGTTCGTCCGCGAGGTCGACAACCTGCTCGTCTTCGACAACGACTCCTGGCGACAGACCGGCGAGTCCGTCGAAGGCGGCTACGAGCAGATCAACGAGGAGATCGTCCGTCGCTTCGGCATCCTCTTCGGTGCCGGTGAAGTCGGCGACGGACAGGAAGTCGCCGAGAGCGTCGTCGACTCTTCGGAGATCATCAACACGCTTTCCGGTGGTGGTGTCTCGACCGTCGGCTTCGCGAGCGAGGAGGTCGAACTGAACTCCGGCGGCGGCCTCCTCTCGCGGTTCACCGGCGACGACGGTGGCGGCACAGACGACGACCTCGACGCCGCGAACACGACGAACCGCATCACGAGCCTCGTCCGCAAGGCCGCGCTCGGCCGGCTCACGCTCCCCTGCGAGATCGAAGGCACCGAGCGCGCCCTGCTCGTGCTCTCCGGTCCCTCGGAGTACCTGAACCGGAAAGGCATCGAACGCGGCCGCAAGTGGCTCGAGGAGGAAACGGGAAGCATGGAAGTTCGCGGTGGCGACTTCCCGCGAGAGGAGCCCGAGGTGGCCGCGGCGATCTTGCTCTCCGGCGTGACGAACGTCCCCCGGATCAAGCGCCTGCAGCAGGTGGCCATCGAGGCACAGGACAACATCGACGACATCCAGCAGGAGAGCGAAGAGAACCTCGAGGAACTCGTCGAAGACGACGAGGACGAACTCGAGCCGCTGTTCTAG
- a CDS encoding Lrp/AsnC family transcriptional regulator has protein sequence MVHAFIMVKTAAGKSEGLLAEIDGLESVADAHIVAGNYDIIAEVDAPEVYDVLQTVSSSMQGLSGVTETKTYIAMG, from the coding sequence ATGGTCCACGCGTTCATCATGGTGAAGACGGCCGCCGGAAAATCCGAGGGGCTGCTCGCGGAGATCGACGGCCTCGAGTCGGTCGCCGACGCCCACATTGTCGCGGGCAACTACGACATCATCGCCGAGGTCGACGCGCCGGAGGTCTACGACGTGCTCCAGACCGTCTCCTCGAGCATGCAGGGACTCAGCGGCGTCACCGAGACGAAGACCTACATCGCGATGGGGTAG
- a CDS encoding sodium:calcium antiporter, whose product MIDILTLLALAAVGTAVVWKGSDWLEESANALAAAYGLPLVVQGAIVAAVGSSTPELASVLLATVLHGEFELGVGSIVGSAVFNLLVIPGLAILVGGGIDTTRELVYKESLFYMLAVAALLLTFSLAVIYNPVESADGLIRGAVSRPLALFPLALYGLYLFTQYLDAAASDEPNDESIALVRTWLRFVLGLVLIVVGVEGLVRAAIGLGDAFGTPSFLWGMTVVAAGSSLPDAFVSLAAARADRPTVTLANVLGSNTFDLLVAVPIGVLVKGSLTINFAYIVPMMGFLVFATITFFAISRTGMYLSRREAWALLVTYGLFVVWLVLESLRVVSVLGL is encoded by the coding sequence ATGATCGATATCCTCACCTTGCTCGCGCTCGCCGCCGTCGGAACGGCGGTCGTCTGGAAGGGCAGCGACTGGCTCGAGGAGTCGGCGAACGCGCTCGCCGCCGCGTACGGGCTCCCGCTGGTCGTCCAAGGAGCGATCGTCGCCGCCGTGGGCTCGAGCACCCCCGAACTGGCGAGCGTGTTGCTCGCGACGGTGCTCCACGGCGAGTTCGAACTGGGCGTCGGCTCCATCGTCGGCTCGGCGGTGTTCAACCTTCTCGTAATCCCGGGGCTCGCGATCCTCGTCGGCGGCGGGATCGACACGACGCGCGAACTGGTCTACAAGGAGTCGCTGTTCTACATGCTCGCGGTCGCCGCGTTGCTGCTGACGTTCTCGCTCGCGGTCATCTACAACCCCGTCGAGAGCGCCGACGGCCTCATCAGGGGGGCCGTCTCGAGGCCGCTCGCGCTGTTTCCCCTCGCGCTGTACGGGCTCTACCTGTTCACCCAGTACCTCGATGCCGCGGCGAGCGACGAGCCGAACGACGAGTCGATCGCTCTCGTCCGGACGTGGCTCCGGTTCGTGCTCGGACTGGTGCTCATCGTCGTCGGCGTCGAGGGGCTCGTCCGGGCCGCGATCGGGCTCGGGGACGCGTTCGGCACGCCGTCGTTCCTCTGGGGGATGACCGTCGTGGCGGCCGGCTCGAGCCTGCCCGACGCGTTCGTCAGTCTCGCGGCGGCGCGGGCCGATCGACCGACGGTCACGCTGGCGAACGTCCTCGGGAGCAACACGTTCGACCTGCTCGTCGCCGTCCCCATCGGCGTCCTCGTGAAGGGATCGCTGACGATCAACTTCGCGTACATCGTCCCGATGATGGGGTTTCTGGTCTTTGCGACGATTACGTTCTTCGCGATTTCGCGGACCGGGATGTACCTCTCCCGTCGGGAAGCGTGGGCGCTACTGGTGACCTACGGATTGTTCGTCGTGTGGCTCGTCCTCGAGAGTCTGCGGGTCGTCAGCGTGCTCGGCCTCTGA